The following nucleotide sequence is from Deltaproteobacteria bacterium GWA2_45_12.
GGCTTTGGCTTTTTAGTTCGGTTGCTATCTGTTCCAGTGATTTCTGGTCACAATTTTCAATCTTTGCTCCCGAAAGGTCGGGGTGTTCCTCATGGGTTTCCTCTTCAATGGCCACTTGCAGAAAAATATCGACACTTGTGCGTAGGTAAATTTTTTGCCAGCTGATAATCCCGTTCAGATCGGGATATTTTGCCAAGGTTAGGGCCAAGGCCTTGGCGACGACATGGGTGATGGTCACTTTTGATTGTGAGGACTTGTTTGTTTTTTCCAAAAATTGAAGCACGGGCGTGGCATTAATGGGCAATGTGCCATAAACCGTGGGGTCGTTGGGGGCTTTCCAGTTTGCGATGGAGATGCGCCGCCAGGTGCTTGGGTTTTTGAGAAGTTTGAATTTTTGGGAGAAGGTCATAGTGGGTAAAACCCGGATTCGTTTTTTTTGTTTGAGTGAGAGATATTTTTTTCTATGGTTTTTTTGTGCCATGTCTTGCTTCAATGACCGTATGAATGCCTCCGCGAACAAAAAAATCGCCGGTCACTTCCATAAAGCGTGGTTTTATGGCGGCGACAAGATCATCTAAAATCTGGTTTGTCACTTTTTCGTGAAAGGCCCCTTCATTGCGGTATGACCACAAATAAAGTTTAAGCGATTTTAGCTCAACGCACAGTTTGTCAGGAATATACGAAATTTTGATGGTGGCAAAATCGGGTTGCCCTGTTTTGGGGCATACGCAGGTGAATTCCGGACAGGTAAAATTAATCGTGTACTCCCGGTTTGGGTGTGAGTTGGGGAAGGTTTCGAGTTGTTTTGAGGGTTGGGATGGCATAGCGTGGCATGACTATCCCATATTATGAACGATAAACAAAAACAATTTTTGGAGGGGGTTCGGCTTTTTAATGAGGGGAAATTTTATGAAAGTCATGAAGTGTGGGAAGAGATTTGGTTGAAGGAAAAGGAGAGGGATCGAGGTTTTTATCAGGGGCTTATTGTGGCGGCAGGGGGGCTTCATCATTTCCAGAAAGGGAGGTTATCTCCTTCCTCTAAAGCGTTGTATAAAAGTTTGGATAAGCTCAAAGTTTACCCCCCAATCTATCAGGGGATTCATCTGGCTCGTTTTATCCATGATATGGGAGAATTTATTTCTCACATGGCCCCTCCATTCCCAAAACTAGTTCCTCCTTGAATTTTTTAAATGAAAGCCCTATAGGCTTGTCGTATCATTAAGGAGATTAATTATGGAGCAACAACCCATCAAAATTACGGCTGAACCTCAAATGGAGGGCAATGTCTGCAAATTCACGCTGGAAAAGCCTTTGGTTGAGGCCGGTTCTTTCCGGTTTGAAAACAGGGATGAATCCAAAAATTCGGTATTGGCCCAAAAACTTTTTTCGATGGATCAGGTCACCCAGGTT
It contains:
- a CDS encoding NADPH-dependent 7-cyano-7-deazaguanine reductase QueF, giving the protein MPSQPSKQLETFPNSHPNREYTINFTCPEFTCVCPKTGQPDFATIKISYIPDKLCVELKSLKLYLWSYRNEGAFHEKVTNQILDDLVAAIKPRFMEVTGDFFVRGGIHTVIEARHGTKKP